The following are encoded together in the Daphnia magna isolate NIES linkage group LG8, ASM2063170v1.1, whole genome shotgun sequence genome:
- the LOC116929071 gene encoding protein kinase C codes for MFTGTLKVKLIEAVDLKLTDFQRRHNVGWVGKLVKNTMDPYIFVDIDEVHVHRTTTKQKTFCPTWNETFESEVQSGTKLGFTVFHDAVIPPDDFVANGRISFDELIDITKDQNSDIWVNLEPQGKLHLVVDLKQDVCNSNDEEASELKNLQCSNQRSRGMRRRVHEVNGHKFMATLFRQPTFCSHCRDFIWGFGKQGYQCQVCTRAVHKRCHELVVARCPGFKDATGEESAIGQRFSPNVRVPHHFVTHTYMRCTYCNHCGSLLYGLIKQGLQCQSCNMNVHKRCKKNVANNCRINTDEITETQ; via the exons ATGTTTACTGGGACGTTGAAAGTGAAATTGATCGAGGCGGTTGACCTGAAACTGACGGATTTTCAGCGCCGTCACAATGTTGGGTGGGTCGGGAAGCTGGTAAAAAACACCATGGATCCATATATCTTTGTTGACATTGATGAGGTCCATGTTCATCGGACTACTACCAAACAGAAAACCTTTTGTCCTACATGGAATGAAACTTTCGAGTCAGAGGTTCAGTCAGGAACCAAACTAGGCTTTACTGTTTTTCATGATGCAGTTATACCTCCAGATGATTTTGTAGCAAATGGCAGAATCTCTTTTGATGAATTGATCGACATTACcaaagaccagaattctgacaTTTGG GTGAATCTTGAACCACAAGGAAAGTTACACTTAGTTGTTGACCTTAAGCAAG ATGTGTGTAACAGTAACGACGAGGAGGCCAGCGAACTCAAGAACCTTCAATGTTCAAATCAACGAAGTAGAGGCATGCGTCGCCGTGTTCATGAAGTTAATGGACATAAATTTATGGCTACTCTTTTTCGGCAACCAACTTTTTGTTCTCATTGTCGAGATTTTATCTG GGGATTTGGCAAACAAGGATACCAATGCCAAG TCTGCACTCGGGCAGTGCACAAGCGCTGCCATGAGCTTGTAGTCGCCCGCTGTCCAGGATTCAAAGACGCTACTGGTGAAGAG TCGGCGATTGGTCAACGTTTCAGTCCGAACGTTCGGGTGCCACATCATTTTGTTACTCATACCTACATGCGATGCACTTACTGCAATCATTGCGGTTCCTTACTCTATGGGCTGATAAAACAAGGCCTTCAATGTCAAT CGTGCAACATGAATGTCCACAAacgatgcaaaaaaaatgtagcAAACAACTGCCGTATCAACACCGACGAAATTACAGAAACTCAATGA
- the LOC116929058 gene encoding 39S ribosomal protein L37, mitochondrial, whose protein sequence is MRFTVVVQAQHIGNAFKQIWKVQHKRKVLDFGMREQIEAKGIKVVDAAELLNLKRVIPSILPQETEGKDLIISETLIPKPREQNHTHPDWHDQPCRIYNDHTSLFTGIDEGLHVAKTCLVANNLPDRVLSFKAKAPEEIHERMQKAVLSAHSLDALQEKLPIAVNIKKPGWSFPRSYGLPRWRRNVQLVNKMFHTMDLALANQNIDVTQQQFTSEISVKAPLTLDGQPSLFEIRQNQLVFGKKPLQPYVDGEIKAELLSNPLPSIYPLSRSISIHERNIYRREHKFPVRQGAPFDHLTMSIFFINKPFMKYTGTQVQGRLLLHSFSAAAAYAQQRYGKDVKELPEPVTINCVQTDSRNFYFGCFQLHSLDLDSSQGAHNLFWVEGPQPMFAKCDYVNNQPVLEGYNPEVLETLMALYKSQMVAP, encoded by the exons ATGAGGTTCACCGTTGTTGTGCAAGCCCAGCATATTGGTAATGCGtttaaacaaatttggaaAGTACAGCACAAAAGGAAAGTGCTTGATTTTGGGATGAGAGAACAAATCGAAGCGAAAGGCATTAAAGTGGTCGATGCGGCTGAATTATTGAATTTGAAACGAGTGATTCCATCGATCCTACCACA AGAAACAGAGGGTAAAGATCTGATTATCAGTGAAACTTTAATCCCAAAGCCTCGTGAACAAAATCACACCCATCCTGATTGGCATGACCAACCATGTCGAATCTACAACGATCACACTTCCCTGTTTACAGGAATCGACGAAGGTTTGCATGTTGCCAAAACATGTCTAGTTGCAAATAATTTGCCAGATAGGGTGTTGTCATTCAAAGCAAAGGCCCCTGAAGAAATCCACGAAAGAATGCAAAA GGCTGTATTAAGTGCACATTCCTTGGATGCACTGCAAGAAAAACTTCCAATTGCAGTAAACATCAAGAAACCTGGATGGAGTTTTCCCCGTTCCTACGGGCTACCACGATGGAGACGAAA TGTTCAGCTAGTGAATAAAATGTTTCACACCATGGACTTGGCTTTGGCCAATCAAAATATCGACGTGACTCAACAACAATTCACATCCGAAATTTCAGTGAAAGCTCCATTGACGTTGGACGGCCAACCTAGCCTATTCGAAATTCGACAAAATCAGCTCGTGTTTGGAAAGAAACCATTGCAGCCGTACGTTGATGGGGAAATCAAAGCTGAACTACTGTCAAATCCGCTGCCATCCATCTACCCACTAAGCAGAAGCATAAGCATCCACGAACGAAACATTTATCGGAGGGAACACAAATTTC CTGTCCGGCAAGGAGCCCCATTCGATCACCTGACGATGAGCATCTTTTTCATAAACAAACCTTTCATGAAATACACTGGAACTCAAGTTCAGGGTCGCCTTTTGCTCCATTCTTTTAGTGCAGCTGCCGCATATGCCCAGCAGCGGTACGGG AAAGACGTGAAGGAACTTCCCGAACCGGTGACTATTAACTGCGTGCAAACAGACAGTCGCAACTTTTATTTCGGCTGTTTCCAGCTCCACTCTTTAGATTTGGACAGTAGTCAGGGAGCACACAACTTGTTTTGGGTCGAAGGACCTCAGCCCATGTTTGCCAAATGCGATTACGTTAACAACCAGCCCGTGCTGGAGGGCTATAATCCCGAAGTGTTGGAGACTTTAATGGCTTTGTATAAAAGTCAAATGGTGGCGCCTTGA